The following are from one region of the Leptospira terpstrae serovar Hualin str. LT 11-33 = ATCC 700639 genome:
- the gcvH gene encoding glycine cleavage system protein GcvH: MADTQAKDGYYYTEKHEWVKIEGDVALIGITDFAQNALGDIVFIDLPKPGKQIKAKDSLGTIESVKAAEDLYSPISGEVVETNAALGSNPAAVNAEPFDTWMVKLKNIQTSELGSLLTSAQYKEYVSKLD, translated from the coding sequence ATGGCAGATACACAAGCAAAAGACGGTTATTATTACACAGAAAAACATGAGTGGGTAAAGATTGAGGGCGATGTTGCTCTGATTGGAATCACAGACTTTGCTCAGAACGCGCTCGGTGACATTGTGTTTATCGACTTACCAAAACCAGGAAAACAAATCAAAGCCAAAGACAGTTTAGGAACGATTGAATCCGTAAAAGCTGCGGAAGATTTATATTCTCCTATTTCTGGCGAAGTGGTAGAGACAAATGCAGCTCTTGGTTCCAATCCAGCAGCCGTGAATGCAGAACCTTTTGATACCTGGATGGTAAAATTAAAAAACATCCAAACTTCCGAACTCGGAAGCCTTCTCACAAGCGCACAATATAAAGAATACGTATCCAAACTGGATTAA